A DNA window from Iodobacter ciconiae contains the following coding sequences:
- the rplW gene encoding 50S ribosomal protein L23 has product MQFSENRLLQVLLAPIVSEKTTFVAEKNDQVVFRVSTDATKAEIKAAVELLFKVKVEGVSTLNVKGKGKKFGRTVGRRKDWKKAYISLAAGQELDLAAAQ; this is encoded by the coding sequence ATGCAATTCTCTGAAAATCGTCTGCTTCAAGTTCTTCTGGCACCTATCGTGTCAGAAAAGACCACTTTTGTGGCTGAAAAGAATGACCAGGTTGTTTTCCGTGTATCCACGGACGCTACTAAGGCAGAAATCAAGGCCGCCGTTGAGCTTCTCTTTAAAGTGAAGGTTGAAGGTGTGTCGACATTGAATGTCAAGGGCAAGGGCAAGAAATTTGGTCGTACCGTAGGTCGTCGCAAGGACTGGAAAAAGGCTTATATCAGCCTTGCTGCAGGCCAAGAACTCGACCTCGCGGCAGCGCAGTAA
- the rpsG gene encoding 30S ribosomal protein S7, which produces MPRRREVPKRDVLPDPKFGSQELTKFMNVVMMDGKKAVAERIVYGALVQIEKKTGKSPLEVFSAAIGNAKPMVEVKSRRVGGANYQVPVEVRPSRRLALAMRWVRDAARKRGEKSMDLRLAGELLDAAEGRGGAMKKRDEVHRMAEANKAFAHYRF; this is translated from the coding sequence ATGCCTAGACGCAGAGAAGTACCGAAACGCGACGTTTTACCGGATCCAAAGTTTGGTAGCCAAGAACTGACCAAGTTCATGAACGTTGTAATGATGGATGGTAAGAAAGCGGTTGCAGAGCGTATCGTTTACGGTGCACTTGTGCAGATCGAGAAAAAAACTGGCAAATCACCGCTGGAAGTGTTCTCTGCTGCAATCGGTAATGCCAAGCCAATGGTTGAAGTGAAAAGCCGTCGTGTTGGTGGTGCAAACTACCAAGTACCAGTTGAAGTCCGTCCTAGCCGTCGTTTGGCATTGGCGATGCGTTGGGTTCGTGATGCGGCTCGTAAACGTGGTGAAAAATCGATGGATCTGCGTCTGGCAGGTGAACTCCTCGATGCGGCTGAAGGCCGCGGTGGCGCAATGAAGAAGCGCGACGAAGTACACCGTATGGCAGAAGCGAATAAAGCGTTCGCTCACTACCGCTTCTAA
- the rpsS gene encoding 30S ribosomal protein S19, protein MARSIKKGPFVDLHLIKKVETARAANDKRPVKTWSRRSTVLPDFVGLTIAVHNGKQHVPVYVNENMVGHKLGEFALTRTFKGHAADKKAKR, encoded by the coding sequence ATGGCACGTTCTATTAAAAAAGGCCCATTCGTTGACCTGCACCTGATCAAAAAGGTGGAAACTGCCCGCGCGGCGAACGACAAGCGTCCAGTGAAAACTTGGTCACGCCGTTCTACTGTGTTGCCAGACTTCGTTGGTCTGACAATTGCGGTTCACAATGGTAAGCAGCACGTTCCAGTATATGTGAACGAAAACATGGTTGGACACAAGCTGGGCGAGTTTGCACTTACCCGCACGTTCAAAGGCCATGCTGCGGACAAAAAAGCCAAGCGATAA
- the rplC gene encoding 50S ribosomal protein L3, whose amino-acid sequence MSLGLVGRKVGMTRVFAEDGASIPVTVLDMSANRVTQIKTPETDGYAAVQVTFGAKKASRVNKAQAGHFAKAGVEAGLGLVEFNVTAEKLAELKAGDQLSVEMFAAGSYVDVTGTTLGKGFAGVIKRHHFSSNRASHGNSRSHNTPGSIGQAQDPGRVLPGKRMAGQLGNVQRTTQNLEIVRVDAERQLLLVKGAVPGCKGNDVVVRPSVKAGA is encoded by the coding sequence ATGAGCTTAGGACTTGTCGGACGTAAAGTCGGCATGACCCGCGTATTTGCTGAGGATGGTGCATCCATTCCGGTAACTGTGCTGGACATGTCTGCTAATCGCGTTACGCAAATCAAGACGCCGGAAACTGATGGCTATGCAGCTGTTCAGGTTACTTTCGGTGCAAAGAAAGCTAGTCGTGTTAACAAGGCTCAAGCTGGTCACTTTGCGAAAGCAGGCGTGGAAGCAGGTTTGGGTTTGGTTGAATTTAACGTTACTGCTGAGAAATTGGCAGAACTGAAGGCTGGTGATCAGCTTTCCGTTGAAATGTTTGCGGCTGGTTCTTACGTTGATGTAACTGGTACTACTCTGGGTAAGGGTTTTGCCGGTGTAATTAAACGTCACCATTTCTCTTCCAACCGTGCCTCCCACGGTAACTCGCGCTCGCACAATACGCCGGGTTCCATTGGTCAAGCGCAAGATCCGGGTCGTGTTCTACCTGGTAAGCGCATGGCAGGTCAACTGGGTAATGTTCAACGTACAACTCAGAACTTGGAAATCGTCCGTGTCGATGCCGAACGTCAATTGCTGTTAGTTAAGGGCGCAGTCCCTGGCTGCAAGGGTAATGACGTGGTTGTTCGTCCGAGTGTGAAGGCAGGTGCGTAA
- the fusA gene encoding elongation factor G produces MARKTSIERYRNIGISAHIDAGKTTTTERVLFYTGVNHKIGEVHDGAATMDWMEQEQERGITITSAATTTFWKGMAQQYPEHRINIIDTPGHVDFTIEVERSMRVLDGACMVYCAVGGVQPQSETVWRQANKYKVPRLAFVNKMDRQGANFFRVVEQMKIRLKANPVPVVIPVGAEDGFTGVVDLIKMKSILWDEASQGMKFEYGDIPAELVEIAQTWRENMVEAAAESSEEMMNKYLEEGDLSEAEIIEGLRIRTLACEIQPMLCGSAFKNKGVQRMLDAVIDFMPSPVEVAAITGVDEKEQPITREASDTAPFSALAFKLMSDPYVGQLTFFRVYSGVVKSGDTVLNSVKDKKERIGRIVQMHANDRQEIDEVYAGDIAAAIGLKEVTTGETLCAPNEFIILERMVFPEPVIHVAVEPKTKQDQEKMGIALNRLAKEDPSFRVRTDEETGQTIMSGMGELHLEILVDRMRREFGVEANVGAPQVAYRETITRIATDIEGKHAKQSGGKGQYGHCVITVEPAGEGNGYAFIDEIKGGTIPREFIPSVDKGIQNTLKAGVLAGFPVVDVKVRLTFGSYHDVDSSQIAFELAGSIAFKEAMRRAGAVILEPMMAVEVETPEEYMGDIMGDISSRRGILQGMDDNPAGGKMVKAELPLSEMFGYSTRLRSMSQGRATYSMEFKHYSEAPKHVADAIIANKK; encoded by the coding sequence GTGGCACGTAAGACTTCTATTGAGCGTTACCGTAATATTGGTATTTCCGCTCACATCGACGCCGGTAAAACGACGACGACCGAACGCGTTCTGTTCTACACCGGTGTAAATCACAAAATCGGTGAAGTGCATGATGGCGCCGCAACAATGGACTGGATGGAGCAAGAGCAGGAGCGTGGAATCACGATTACTTCTGCTGCGACGACTACGTTCTGGAAAGGCATGGCGCAACAGTACCCGGAACACCGCATTAACATCATCGACACCCCAGGTCACGTTGACTTCACGATTGAAGTTGAGCGCTCAATGCGCGTTCTGGATGGCGCTTGCATGGTTTATTGCGCTGTGGGTGGTGTTCAGCCCCAGTCTGAAACCGTATGGCGTCAAGCTAATAAATACAAAGTTCCACGTCTTGCTTTCGTAAACAAGATGGACCGTCAGGGTGCTAACTTCTTCCGCGTAGTTGAGCAGATGAAGATTCGCCTGAAAGCTAATCCAGTACCAGTTGTTATTCCTGTTGGTGCTGAAGATGGCTTTACCGGCGTGGTTGATCTGATCAAGATGAAATCCATCTTGTGGGATGAAGCATCGCAAGGTATGAAGTTTGAATACGGTGATATCCCTGCTGAATTAGTAGAGATCGCTCAAACTTGGCGTGAAAACATGGTTGAAGCGGCTGCTGAATCGTCTGAAGAGATGATGAACAAATACCTTGAAGAAGGTGATTTGAGCGAAGCTGAGATCATTGAAGGCCTGCGTATCCGCACTTTGGCGTGCGAAATCCAGCCTATGTTGTGCGGCAGTGCGTTCAAGAACAAAGGCGTGCAACGCATGCTTGATGCTGTAATCGACTTTATGCCTTCACCGGTTGAAGTTGCTGCGATTACTGGCGTGGATGAAAAAGAGCAGCCTATTACTCGTGAAGCTTCTGATACTGCTCCGTTCTCGGCGCTGGCATTTAAGCTGATGAGTGATCCTTATGTTGGTCAGTTGACCTTCTTCCGCGTTTACTCGGGTGTTGTGAAGTCTGGCGATACCGTACTGAATTCGGTTAAGGATAAGAAAGAGCGTATTGGCCGTATCGTGCAAATGCACGCAAATGATCGTCAAGAAATTGATGAAGTTTACGCTGGTGATATTGCTGCTGCGATTGGTTTGAAAGAAGTAACAACGGGTGAGACTCTGTGTGCGCCTAATGAATTTATTATTCTGGAACGCATGGTGTTCCCGGAGCCAGTAATTCACGTTGCTGTTGAGCCAAAAACCAAGCAAGACCAAGAAAAAATGGGTATTGCTCTGAATCGTCTGGCGAAGGAAGATCCATCTTTCCGCGTACGTACAGATGAAGAAACCGGCCAGACAATTATGTCCGGCATGGGTGAGTTGCACCTGGAAATTCTGGTTGATCGTATGCGCCGTGAATTTGGCGTTGAAGCTAATGTGGGTGCTCCGCAAGTTGCATACCGCGAAACAATTACCCGTATCGCTACCGATATCGAAGGTAAGCATGCTAAACAGTCTGGCGGTAAAGGTCAGTATGGTCATTGCGTGATTACTGTTGAGCCGGCTGGTGAAGGTAATGGCTATGCGTTTATCGATGAAATCAAGGGTGGTACAATTCCTCGTGAATTTATCCCTTCGGTTGATAAGGGTATCCAAAACACACTGAAAGCTGGCGTGTTGGCAGGCTTCCCGGTTGTTGATGTTAAGGTTCGCCTGACATTCGGTTCGTACCACGATGTTGACTCTTCGCAAATTGCGTTTGAACTTGCGGGTTCGATTGCGTTTAAAGAAGCAATGCGTCGTGCTGGTGCTGTTATTCTTGAGCCAATGATGGCCGTAGAAGTTGAAACACCAGAAGAGTACATGGGTGACATCATGGGCGATATTTCGTCCCGCCGTGGTATCTTGCAAGGTATGGATGACAATCCTGCTGGTGGCAAGATGGTTAAGGCAGAGTTGCCTCTTTCCGAGATGTTTGGTTACTCGACTCGCTTGCGTTCTATGTCGCAAGGTCGTGCAACTTACTCTATGGAATTCAAGCATTACTCCGAAGCGCCGAAGCATGTGGCTGACGCGATTATTGCGAACAAAAAATAA
- the rpsJ gene encoding 30S ribosomal protein S10, with product MQNQKIRIRLKAFDYALIDRSAQEIVDTAKRTGAVVKGPVPLPTKIERFDILSSPHVNKMARDQMEIRTHLRLMDIVNPTDKTVDALMKLDLPAGVDVEIKLQ from the coding sequence ATGCAAAACCAAAAAATTCGTATCCGTCTGAAAGCTTTTGACTACGCTTTGATCGATCGTTCGGCGCAGGAAATTGTTGATACGGCTAAGCGTACTGGTGCTGTTGTGAAAGGCCCGGTTCCGCTTCCTACAAAAATTGAGCGTTTTGACATTCTGAGCTCTCCACACGTTAATAAAATGGCGCGTGATCAGATGGAAATCCGTACACATTTGCGCTTAATGGACATTGTCAATCCAACAGACAAAACCGTTGATGCACTGATGAAGCTGGATTTGCCAGCGGGTGTAGACGTAGAAATCAAGCTGCAATAA
- the rplV gene encoding 50S ribosomal protein L22: MQVSAVLSNTRLSAQKARLVADLVRGKPVEQALNILAFCPKKGAVLIKKVLESAIANAEHNEGADIDALKVTTIFVDKGPSLKRFSARAKGRGNRIEKQTCHITLIVGD, encoded by the coding sequence ATGCAAGTATCTGCTGTATTAAGCAACACTCGCCTCTCCGCCCAAAAAGCGCGGCTGGTCGCTGACCTAGTCCGTGGCAAGCCGGTAGAGCAGGCGTTGAATATTCTGGCCTTCTGCCCTAAAAAGGGCGCGGTTTTAATCAAGAAGGTTCTGGAATCCGCTATTGCCAATGCTGAGCACAATGAAGGCGCCGATATCGACGCACTCAAAGTGACCACAATTTTTGTGGATAAGGGACCTTCTCTTAAGCGTTTCAGCGCACGTGCCAAAGGCCGTGGCAATCGTATCGAGAAGCAAACTTGCCATATCACATTGATTGTTGGCGATTAA
- the rpsL gene encoding 30S ribosomal protein S12, producing the protein MPTINQLVRKGREQEKAKSKVPALESCPQKRGVCTRVYTTTPKKPNSALRKVCKVRLTNGFEVISYIGGEGHNLQEHSVVLIRGGRVKDLPGVRYHTVRGSLDTAGVKDRKQSRSKYGTKRPKA; encoded by the coding sequence ATGCCAACGATTAACCAGCTCGTCCGCAAGGGTCGTGAGCAGGAAAAAGCAAAGAGCAAAGTGCCAGCTCTTGAGTCCTGCCCGCAAAAACGTGGCGTATGCACCCGTGTATACACAACGACTCCTAAGAAGCCTAACTCCGCGCTTCGTAAAGTATGTAAAGTTCGCTTAACTAATGGTTTCGAAGTTATTTCGTACATTGGTGGTGAAGGCCATAACCTGCAGGAACACAGCGTTGTGCTGATCCGTGGCGGTCGTGTTAAGGATTTGCCGGGTGTGCGTTACCACACAGTACGCGGCTCTCTGGATACCGCCGGTGTTAAAGATCGCAAACAATCGCGCTCCAAGTACGGTACGAAGCGTCCTAAGGCTTAA
- the rpsC gene encoding 30S ribosomal protein S3, which translates to MGQKVHPTGFRLAVTKNWASRWYANSSNFAGMLNEDIAVRDYLKKKLASASVSRVVIERPAKNAKITIFTARPGVVIGKKGEDIEQLKKALQKILNVPVHVNIEEVRKPEIDAQIIADSISAQLEKRVMFRRAMKRAMQNAMRLGAQGIKIMSSGRLNGIEIARTEWYREGRVPLHTLRADIDYATSEAKTTYGIIGIKVWVYKGEMKPGEKAAEPAPEAQKKNARKGPRNAAAN; encoded by the coding sequence ATGGGTCAGAAAGTTCATCCGACGGGTTTTCGTCTCGCCGTCACTAAGAACTGGGCTTCGCGTTGGTACGCCAACAGTAGCAATTTTGCCGGTATGCTCAATGAAGATATCGCAGTACGCGATTATCTGAAAAAGAAACTGGCCAGTGCTTCAGTGAGTCGTGTCGTAATCGAGCGTCCGGCTAAAAATGCCAAAATCACTATCTTCACGGCTCGTCCGGGAGTGGTGATTGGTAAAAAGGGCGAGGATATTGAGCAGCTCAAAAAAGCGCTGCAAAAAATCCTGAATGTGCCCGTGCATGTAAATATCGAAGAAGTGCGTAAGCCTGAAATCGATGCACAAATTATTGCTGACAGTATTTCTGCGCAACTTGAAAAGCGTGTGATGTTCCGTCGTGCCATGAAGCGTGCAATGCAAAACGCAATGCGTCTTGGTGCACAAGGTATCAAGATCATGTCGTCAGGCCGTTTGAACGGCATCGAAATTGCACGTACAGAATGGTATCGTGAAGGCCGCGTGCCTTTGCATACACTGCGTGCTGATATCGATTACGCAACTTCTGAAGCCAAAACCACCTACGGTATCATTGGTATCAAGGTTTGGGTTTATAAAGGCGAAATGAAGCCGGGCGAAAAGGCTGCTGAACCAGCACCTGAAGCTCAGAAGAAAAACGCACGGAAGGGGCCTCGCAATGCTGCAGCCAACTAG
- the rplB gene encoding 50S ribosomal protein L2 yields MALVKVKPTSPGRRAVVKVVTPDLHKGAPYAPLLESQSKTAGRNNRGVITTRHMGGGHKQHYRLIDFKRNDKDGIVARVERLEYDPNRTANIALLCYADGERRYIIAPKGLKADMTVISGSDAPIKVGNTLPIRNIPVGSTIHCIELQPGKGAQLARSAGAAVQLLAREGAYAQLRLRSGEIRKVHVDCRATIGEVGNEEHNLRSYGKAGAKRWLGIRPTVRGTAMNPVDHPHGGGEGRTGEGRVPVSPWGQPAKGYRTRRNKRTSSMIVRRRPANKR; encoded by the coding sequence ATGGCATTGGTAAAAGTAAAACCGACGTCCCCCGGTCGCCGCGCCGTCGTCAAGGTTGTGACCCCAGATCTACACAAGGGTGCGCCATACGCTCCTTTGCTCGAGTCGCAAAGCAAGACAGCTGGTCGTAACAACCGTGGTGTGATTACAACCCGTCATATGGGTGGTGGTCACAAGCAGCATTATCGTCTTATCGACTTTAAGCGCAATGACAAGGATGGTATCGTTGCTCGTGTAGAGCGTCTTGAATACGATCCTAACCGTACTGCTAACATCGCGTTGCTTTGCTACGCAGATGGTGAGCGTCGTTATATCATTGCTCCGAAAGGCCTAAAGGCTGATATGACCGTGATTTCTGGCTCGGATGCACCGATTAAGGTGGGTAATACCCTCCCAATCCGCAATATCCCAGTTGGTTCCACGATTCATTGTATCGAACTGCAACCGGGTAAAGGCGCTCAGTTGGCACGTTCTGCAGGTGCAGCTGTTCAGTTGCTGGCTCGTGAAGGTGCTTACGCTCAATTGCGTCTGCGCTCTGGCGAAATCCGCAAGGTTCACGTTGATTGCCGCGCAACAATCGGTGAAGTAGGTAATGAAGAGCATAATCTTCGCTCCTACGGTAAAGCAGGTGCCAAGCGTTGGTTGGGTATTCGCCCAACAGTACGTGGTACTGCAATGAATCCGGTTGATCACCCGCACGGTGGTGGTGAAGGTCGTACTGGTGAAGGTCGTGTTCCAGTTAGTCCATGGGGCCAGCCTGCTAAGGGCTATCGCACTCGTCGCAACAAGCGCACAAGCAGCATGATCGTGCGTCGTCGTCCCGCGAACAAGAGGTAA
- the tuf gene encoding elongation factor Tu: MAKEKFTRTKPHVNVGTIGHVDHGKTTLTAAISTILSKKFGGEAKDYSQIDSAPEEKARGITINTSHVEYETETRHYAHVDCPGHADYIKNMITGAAQMDGAILVCSAADGPMPQTREHILLARQVGVPYIIVYLNKADLVDDAELLELVDMEVRELLSKYDFPGDDTPIVVGSARLALEGDQSEHGEPSIFRLAEALDSYIPLPERAVDGAFLMPVEDVFSISGRGTVVTGRVERGVVKVGEEIEIVGITTTVKTTCTGVEMFRKLLDQGQAGDNIGALLRGTKREDVQRGQVLAKPGSITPHTKFEGSVYVLSKDEGGRHTPFFNGYRPQFFFRTTDVTGSVDLPEGTEMVMPGDNVEVTVTLIAPVAMEQGLRFAIREGGRTVGAGVVAKVLV; this comes from the coding sequence ATGGCAAAAGAAAAATTTACGCGCACAAAGCCACACGTTAACGTTGGTACAATTGGTCACGTTGACCATGGTAAGACCACACTGACAGCGGCAATTTCGACAATCCTGTCGAAGAAATTCGGTGGTGAAGCAAAAGACTACTCACAAATCGACAGCGCGCCTGAAGAAAAAGCACGTGGTATTACTATTAATACTTCACACGTTGAGTATGAGACAGAAACTCGTCACTACGCTCACGTTGACTGCCCGGGTCACGCGGATTACATCAAGAACATGATTACCGGTGCTGCGCAGATGGATGGCGCGATCCTGGTGTGTTCGGCTGCTGATGGTCCCATGCCACAAACTCGTGAACACATCTTGCTGGCTCGCCAGGTTGGCGTTCCATACATCATTGTTTACCTGAACAAAGCAGATCTGGTTGATGATGCTGAGTTGCTTGAATTGGTAGATATGGAAGTTCGTGAACTGCTGAGCAAGTATGACTTCCCTGGTGATGACACTCCAATCGTGGTGGGTTCAGCCCGTCTGGCACTGGAAGGTGATCAGTCAGAGCACGGCGAACCATCGATTTTCCGTCTTGCCGAAGCACTGGATTCGTACATTCCATTGCCAGAGCGCGCAGTGGATGGTGCGTTTCTGATGCCAGTTGAAGACGTATTCTCGATCTCTGGTCGCGGTACTGTGGTAACTGGCCGCGTAGAGCGCGGTGTGGTTAAAGTGGGTGAGGAAATCGAAATTGTTGGTATTACTACAACAGTTAAGACAACATGTACCGGTGTTGAAATGTTCCGTAAGCTGCTGGATCAAGGGCAGGCAGGCGATAATATTGGTGCACTGCTTCGTGGTACTAAGCGTGAAGATGTTCAGCGTGGTCAGGTTCTGGCAAAGCCAGGTTCGATCACTCCGCACACAAAGTTTGAAGGTTCTGTTTACGTTCTGTCGAAAGATGAAGGTGGCCGTCATACTCCATTCTTCAATGGCTACCGTCCACAGTTCTTCTTCCGCACGACTGACGTAACAGGCTCGGTTGATTTGCCAGAAGGTACTGAAATGGTGATGCCAGGCGATAACGTTGAAGTTACCGTTACCCTGATCGCTCCGGTTGCAATGGAACAAGGTCTGCGTTTCGCGATTCGCGAAGGTGGTCGTACTGTTGGCGCGGGTGTTGTTGCCAAAGTCCTCGTTTAA
- the rplD gene encoding 50S ribosomal protein L4 — translation MDLKVINAAGEAQAAVAGSDALFAREFNEALVHQVVTAYFANARSGNRAQKGRDNVSHSTKKPWKQKGTGRARAGMSSSPLWRGGGRAFPNSPDENFSQKVNRKMFRAGIATILSQLVREERLVVVEGFTAETPKTKAFAQKLAAMQLDSVLIITKELDENLYLASRNLAHVLVLEPSQADPVSLVRFKKVVITREALQAFEELYA, via the coding sequence ATGGATCTTAAAGTCATCAATGCTGCCGGCGAGGCGCAAGCCGCTGTCGCTGGTTCGGATGCACTGTTCGCACGCGAATTTAACGAAGCGCTGGTTCACCAGGTTGTGACAGCTTACTTCGCGAACGCTCGTAGCGGCAATCGTGCTCAAAAAGGTCGTGATAACGTAAGTCACTCGACCAAAAAGCCTTGGAAACAGAAGGGTACAGGCCGTGCTCGTGCTGGTATGAGCTCTTCCCCGCTATGGCGTGGTGGTGGTCGTGCTTTCCCGAATAGCCCGGACGAGAACTTCTCGCAAAAGGTTAATCGTAAGATGTTCCGTGCCGGTATTGCGACCATTTTGTCGCAGCTGGTTCGTGAAGAGCGTCTTGTGGTGGTGGAAGGCTTTACTGCTGAAACACCAAAAACTAAGGCTTTCGCGCAGAAATTGGCTGCTATGCAGTTGGATTCCGTGTTGATTATCACCAAAGAGCTGGATGAGAACCTGTATCTCGCGTCGCGCAATCTTGCGCACGTTCTGGTGCTTGAGCCATCGCAAGCTGATCCAGTGAGCCTCGTTCGTTTTAAGAAAGTGGTTATCACTCGCGAAGCACTGCAAGCTTTTGAGGAGTTGTACGCATGA